One Kribbella sp. NBC_00662 genomic region harbors:
- a CDS encoding ABC transporter permease → MTTLTVSEPSRNLLRDTRIVMTRELKPVLRDPFSLLFGMIQPLVFLALFGPLLSGSMGGTFGDGVWQWFVPSILVMTTLFGTSATGANLLFEFQTGAHERMLVTPLSRSSLLIGRALKEMVPLFGQAVIVIAVMTPFAFDLHVGGALVGLTLLALFGVGLGSFSYALAIAVRKQDWMFWVVQQTFLFPLMILSGMLLPLETGPGWMRVASKFDPLSYVVDAERILFSGDVWSSTVLWGWLAAIVTAVLGLTVGIRTMVRSAA, encoded by the coding sequence ATGACCACCCTGACCGTTTCAGAACCGTCCCGGAACCTGCTCCGCGATACCCGGATCGTGATGACGCGCGAGCTGAAGCCGGTACTGCGCGACCCGTTCTCGTTGCTCTTCGGGATGATCCAGCCGCTGGTGTTCCTCGCCCTGTTCGGGCCGCTGCTGTCGGGTTCGATGGGCGGCACCTTCGGCGACGGCGTCTGGCAATGGTTCGTGCCGTCGATCCTCGTGATGACCACGCTGTTCGGTACGTCGGCCACCGGCGCGAACCTGCTGTTCGAGTTCCAGACCGGTGCGCACGAGCGGATGCTGGTCACGCCCTTGTCCCGTTCGTCGCTGCTGATCGGCCGGGCGCTGAAGGAGATGGTGCCGCTGTTCGGGCAGGCGGTGATCGTGATCGCGGTGATGACGCCGTTCGCGTTCGACCTGCACGTCGGTGGTGCGCTGGTCGGGCTGACGCTGCTCGCGCTGTTCGGTGTCGGGCTCGGATCGTTCAGCTACGCCCTGGCGATCGCGGTACGCAAGCAGGACTGGATGTTCTGGGTCGTGCAGCAGACGTTCCTGTTCCCGTTGATGATCCTGTCCGGGATGCTGCTGCCGCTGGAGACCGGCCCGGGATGGATGCGGGTGGCATCGAAGTTCGACCCGTTGTCGTACGTCGTCGACGCCGAGCGGATCCTCTTCTCGGGTGACGTGTGGTCGAGCACGGTGCTCTGGGGCTGGCTCGCGGCGATCGTGACCGCGGTACTCGGACTGACCGTCGGCATCCGGACGATGGTGCGCTCGGCCGCCTGA
- a CDS encoding NAD(P)H-binding protein, whose translation MTPILILSGKGKTGRRVAAQLDAREVPYRLASRSTEQRFDWYDESTWAPTIAGSETAYLAPPVGPTGLAQAGKFIEQADGLRRLVLLSGRGVGSPGRDLAVYDGQLQLENVVKASGLDWTIVQPAWFAQGFSEDFLRYHVLAGEIRLSAGTGAEAWIDTNDVGDVMTTALLDESYVGRTLTISGPRTLTMTEIADELTAATGRPITYVDLEPEVHVAELVEQGLIQEDADAVRDLFAVIRNHRSEYVSNGVEQVLGRPARDFTDWARETAKTGVWSV comes from the coding sequence ATGACACCAATCCTGATTCTGAGTGGCAAAGGCAAGACCGGCCGTCGCGTCGCGGCGCAGCTCGACGCGCGGGAGGTCCCGTACCGGCTCGCCTCGCGCTCCACCGAGCAGCGGTTCGACTGGTACGACGAGAGCACCTGGGCGCCGACGATCGCCGGGTCGGAGACGGCGTACCTCGCGCCGCCGGTCGGGCCGACCGGGCTCGCGCAGGCCGGCAAGTTCATCGAGCAGGCAGACGGCCTGCGGCGCCTGGTGCTGCTGTCCGGTCGTGGCGTCGGCAGCCCGGGCCGCGACCTCGCTGTGTACGACGGACAGCTCCAGTTGGAGAACGTCGTCAAGGCGAGTGGTCTGGACTGGACGATCGTGCAGCCTGCCTGGTTCGCGCAGGGGTTCAGCGAGGACTTCCTCCGGTACCACGTGCTCGCGGGGGAGATCCGGCTGTCCGCCGGCACCGGCGCCGAGGCGTGGATCGACACCAACGACGTCGGCGACGTGATGACGACGGCTCTTCTCGACGAGTCGTACGTCGGTCGGACCCTCACGATCTCCGGCCCGCGCACGCTCACCATGACCGAGATCGCCGACGAACTCACCGCCGCCACCGGCCGCCCGATCACGTACGTCGACCTCGAGCCGGAGGTGCACGTCGCCGAACTCGTCGAGCAGGGCCTGATCCAGGAGGACGCCGACGCGGTCCGCGACCTGTTCGCGGTCATCCGCAACCATCGCTCGGAGTACGTCTCGAACGGTGTCGAGCAGGTGCTCGGCCGTCCGGCCCGTGACTTCACCGACTGGGCCCGGGAGACCGCCAAGACGGGAGTCTGGTCAGTCTGA
- a CDS encoding AraC family transcriptional regulator has protein sequence MDVLDELLAGTRAQDGVFNLTILDLPWALEIRDEAPLALATLVRGSGWVTREGTAPQRLEQGDVAIFTGPQPYVVGDSVHTAPQLRIHPGGICEPLPGAPADYSARLGVRTYGSRKSGEVMVASGTYQVAGDVSRRLVTALPPVLVVPAAEVAGSVMEMIASEIQRDAVGQQTVLDRWLDLALITTLRAWFDRPDSHAPGWYQAQTDPVAGTALRLLHEDPAHPWNVTDLADRVGVSRASLARRFTAVVGEAPMSYLTGWRITLAADQLRSTRDTVETIARRVGYANAFALSVAFKRVRGITPTDHRRAA, from the coding sequence ATGGACGTGCTCGACGAACTGCTGGCCGGGACTCGCGCCCAGGACGGGGTCTTCAACCTGACGATCCTGGATCTGCCGTGGGCGCTGGAGATCCGCGACGAGGCGCCGCTCGCGCTCGCGACCCTCGTCCGCGGCTCGGGCTGGGTGACCCGCGAAGGGACCGCGCCGCAACGGCTGGAGCAGGGCGATGTCGCGATCTTCACCGGTCCGCAGCCGTACGTCGTCGGCGACAGCGTGCACACCGCACCGCAACTGCGGATCCACCCCGGCGGCATCTGCGAACCGTTGCCCGGGGCACCGGCCGACTACTCGGCGCGCCTCGGCGTGCGGACGTACGGCAGCCGCAAGTCCGGCGAAGTGATGGTTGCCAGTGGCACCTATCAGGTGGCGGGTGACGTCAGCCGGCGACTGGTCACCGCGTTGCCGCCGGTCCTCGTCGTGCCGGCCGCGGAGGTGGCCGGGTCGGTGATGGAGATGATCGCGAGCGAGATCCAGCGGGACGCGGTCGGCCAGCAGACCGTGCTGGACCGATGGCTCGACCTGGCGTTGATCACGACCTTGCGCGCATGGTTCGACCGGCCCGACTCGCACGCACCAGGCTGGTACCAGGCCCAGACCGATCCGGTCGCCGGTACTGCGTTGCGCTTGCTGCACGAGGATCCGGCACACCCGTGGAACGTCACCGACCTCGCCGACCGGGTCGGAGTGTCGCGAGCCTCGCTGGCCCGGCGGTTCACGGCCGTGGTGGGCGAGGCGCCGATGAGCTACCTGACCGGTTGGCGGATCACGCTCGCCGCCGATCAGCTGCGCTCGACCCGGGACACGGTCGAGACGATCGCCCGGCGGGTCGGGTATGCGAACGCGTTCGCATTGAGCGTTGCATTCAAGCGCGTCCGCGGGATCACGCCTACGGACCATCGGCGAGCGGCGTGA
- a CDS encoding putative immunity protein translates to MEIALSLDELRKLSLWSADCAERALPLYEAVAPDDPRPRDAIEAAREFGAGGNRTKAIRTAAWGALKAAGEVDDPAAEAAARAAVAAAGSAYLHPLAAATQVKHIIGAAQYAAYSHELAGRDPDAIVDWAIKRVPPVVRDVLRRYPDGTPGRSRLGELHRQLETALRQPSPS, encoded by the coding sequence ATGGAGATCGCGTTGAGCCTCGACGAACTGCGGAAGCTCAGCCTGTGGAGCGCGGACTGTGCCGAGCGGGCATTGCCTCTCTACGAGGCGGTCGCTCCCGATGATCCCCGGCCTCGCGATGCGATCGAGGCCGCCCGCGAGTTCGGTGCCGGAGGCAACAGAACGAAGGCGATCCGGACGGCCGCGTGGGGCGCGCTCAAGGCAGCGGGTGAGGTAGACGATCCGGCCGCGGAGGCTGCGGCGCGGGCAGCCGTTGCGGCGGCGGGTTCGGCGTACCTGCATCCGTTGGCGGCGGCCACTCAGGTGAAGCACATCATCGGCGCGGCGCAGTACGCGGCGTACTCGCACGAGCTGGCAGGGCGAGATCCCGACGCCATCGTCGACTGGGCGATCAAACGCGTCCCACCTGTCGTCCGGGACGTACTACGGCGCTACCCGGACGGCACGCCCGGCCGCAGCAGGCTGGGCGAACTACACCGCCAACTGGAGACGGCGCTCAGGCAACCGTCGCCTTCATGA
- a CDS encoding dienelactone hydrolase family protein: MGVTVTVGEQDAYLARVGRAGMLLLPMITGIGEQVREWADELAGEGITALAWDPFKGRSTDNTSRQELSGLLRQMDDDTALAEQSALLDYLVDELGCSKVGVIGWCLGGRFAFLLGARDQRVANVVAFHPTVPSDRPPHHTYDAIAEAAAITAPVLVSYPSADTAVPNSDFETLQTVLQARTAGATFTQYFPGADHGFSDKSRHDKEVNADAFRLAWPQALAFMKATVA; the protein is encoded by the coding sequence ATGGGTGTGACTGTGACGGTTGGGGAGCAGGACGCTTATCTCGCGCGGGTCGGACGGGCCGGCATGTTGTTGTTGCCGATGATCACCGGCATCGGAGAGCAGGTGCGGGAGTGGGCCGACGAGTTGGCGGGGGAGGGGATCACCGCGCTGGCGTGGGACCCGTTCAAGGGGCGCAGCACGGACAACACCAGTCGGCAGGAGCTGAGTGGGCTGCTGCGGCAGATGGATGACGACACTGCCCTCGCCGAGCAGAGCGCGTTGCTCGACTACCTCGTCGACGAGCTCGGCTGCAGCAAGGTCGGTGTGATCGGGTGGTGCCTCGGCGGGCGGTTCGCGTTCCTGCTCGGGGCGCGTGACCAGCGGGTGGCGAACGTCGTCGCCTTCCACCCGACCGTCCCGTCTGATCGGCCGCCGCATCACACGTATGACGCGATTGCCGAGGCGGCCGCGATCACGGCGCCGGTGCTCGTCAGCTATCCGAGCGCGGACACCGCCGTACCGAATTCTGACTTCGAGACGTTGCAGACGGTGCTGCAGGCGCGGACGGCCGGCGCGACGTTCACGCAGTACTTTCCGGGCGCGGACCACGGGTTCTCGGACAAGTCGCGGCACGACAAGGAGGTGAACGCGGACGCGTTCCGGCTGGCTTGGCCGCAGGCGTTGGCGTTCATGAAGGCGACGGTTGCCTGA